GCAGATCCTTACAGGAGAGCAGATCACCAAGCCGCTGCTCTCGCTGATGTATGACTTCTACGCCGATACCTGCGATAAGTTTGGTTGGTGGGGCAGTAAGTACCTCACGCGGCAATTTTTTGAGCAGCTCCACCACGACTATCGCCATCGAGTGGTGTTGGTAGCCGCCTTCAATGACCAAGATCCCCGCAAGCCCATGGGCATGTCCTTTTGCCTCAACAAGGGCGATCAGCTTTACGGTCGCTACTGGGGGTCGTTTCAAGAGTTTGACTGCCTGCATTTTAATGCCTGCTACTATGCTCCGATTGAATGGGCGATCGCTCAAGGTATCCAAACCTTTGATCCAGGCGCAGGTGGCCGACACAAAAAGCGGCGGGGCTTTCCGGCTACGCCCAACTATTCCCTACACCGCATCTACAGCGATCGCCTCCTGCCGATTCTCAGCGCCTATATGCGCCAAGCCAATGAGCTAGAACAGCAAGAAATTGACGGCATTAACCAAGATTTGCCCTTTAAGCAGGGAGCGGGCAGCAACTAGACAAAAATCAGCCCTAGGGGCGATCGCCCCTGGGACGTTAGCCGTTGTTCCGAGCTTTTTCGCGAATCGCCTTAAAATCTATAAGATAGGTTAACCAAGGCGATCGGCGTCCTTCGTTTTCCATCTTGTAGGTATCATGCGGCTCTACCCAAACCATGTCCGACCCTGAACAAATCCCACTCTTCGATCTCCTCTCCACCCCAGCGCCGCCGCCCTCCGTGGATGTGGATCGCATTCCCACCAGTGCCAAAGTCTCTATTCCCCCCGGCACCTATACCGATTTGGAGACCTTGGGGCACCATTGTCGCCAATGTCAGCGCTGCGAACTCGGGGGAACTCGCATCCATGCCGTGGTGGGGCGGGGCAATCCTAAGGCCCCCATCATGATTGTGGGTGAGGGGCCAGGACAGCATGAGGATGAAGCCGGGCAGCCGTTTGTGGGGCGATCGGGGCAGTTGCTGGAAAAAATTCTGGCCGCCGTTAACATCGATAGCCAGCAAGATGTCTATATTTCCAATATCGTTAAATGCCGTCCACCGGGCAACCGTACCCCCACTGCCACTGAGATGGACGCTTGCCGCCCCTATTTGCTAGAGCAGATTCGCCTGGTGGATCCCAAAATTATCTTGCTCACCGGCGCATCGTCGGTGCGAGGACTGATTGGCGATAAGCGCGGCATCACCAAAATTCGCGGGCAGTGGTTGGAGTGGGAGAATCGTCTCTGTATGCCCATCTTCCATCCTGCCTACCTCCTGCGCAACGCCTCCCGTGATAAAGGCAGTCCCAAGTGGCTGATGTGGCAAGATATTCAAACGGTGCGGACTAAGCTCGACGAAATTCGCCAAGTTCCGCCTAATCCTCAGTAAAAGTTTCTGACTGATGTCGTCTTTCAGAAAAAAGAGGGCAGACTAATACTGTTCTGTTTTTTGGACAGAAGCAAGACGGCTGCAGACCAGCGCCATCACGGGTGAGTTCTTCCCTAGGCTAGGGCTGGCAGTATGTCATGTCTTGTCCCAGCGTTCTTAACTACAAGGCTGGGATAGGGTTTGTCTTGAAAGCTTTAGAGTCACAACTGGATCGGTGAATGCGGTCATCAACATGAGGATGAATGAACGACAGGGATACCTCTGATGGAGTGGATAAGTCTACATCAGCCCCCTAAGTTGGCTGTGCTCTCTGATCAATTCATGGTCTAGGTCAAACCATATATCGCCGTTTGCCCTCTTGTGCTCAGCAGCCTAGGGGAGAATGTTGTCGCTTATTGATGTTTCGTGTTCTATTGAGTCAGTTCGGTGTCAGGGATGACTTGTTAGAGGGTGTAGCAGACATGGACAGGCTGCGGATGACCTCAGGTGCATTTGAGGAGCTTGCTGGAAAGACTGGCCAGACCATGGGCGATCGCTAGCGTTGGTCTGGTTTATATGTTTTGGGGTGTGGAGAACGAGTTTCTCATTGTTCTCTCTTTTACAGGTCTATAGGGTGCAGGTCAGGACTATTTGAGCCATACTCTTAGGCTGTGGTTCACTTAGGCTGTAGTTCGCCCTGTAGAAACTTCGGATGCTAGTTGCATCTGTAGGATTAGGAATGCTTGGTTTGATGCTTGCTGTTTGCCTGTAATCTGTATGCCCTAGGGGTAGGTCAACGTAGTATTTGGTGCCGCCATGACTAACTTTCGGGATGATTTGACGCAGTCCGGTGCGATCGCTTCTGGTCTACCTCCATCAGCGATCGCCTCTAATGTGTTGGAGTTGCTCGTCATTGATCCATCGGTTCAAGACTATGGGCAGTTGATCGATGGCCTACGACCTGGCGTGGTGGTGTATGTGCTCCATCCCCAGCAGGATGGAATTGAGCAGATCACGGATCTGTTGCAACACTACCATCGACAGATCCAAGGACTTCACATCATCACCCATGGCGATCGCGGCCAACTGCATCTGGGCCATAGTCTCCTCACCACCAGCACCCTAGGTCGCTACGGGCGATCGCTGCAGCGTTGGTCTACGGCCCTAGCGTCCCAGGCCGATATCTTGATCTACGGCTGCCAGGTGGCTGACGGCGTGACGGGATATGGGTTTATCCGTCAACTGCAGGTTCTAACGGGGGCAAATATTGCCGCCTCCACGACCCCGATTGGTCATCCATCCCTAGGCGGCACCTGGGATCTCGATGTCACCCTAGGGGCCGTGCATACGTCCGTTGTGGTCAACCCTGCCACCCAACAGATCTATCCCCACTGCCTCATCCCCACTGTCAGCATCTCCGACCTCACCGTGGCAGAAGATGTGGGCGATGCTGTCTTCATCGTGACCTTGTCGGAGCCGGCCATAGCTCCGGTGGTGCTGGACTTTATTACCAATGACTTTAGTACAACCGCTGGTGAAGACTATACGGCTGTGTCGGGGCGGCTCACCATTCCATCGGGAGGCACCCAAGCCTTTATCACCGTTCCGATCATTGATGATGATCTTGACGAGGCACGTGATGGTGATCCCTTTGAAAGTGAAACTTTTTCCGTTGATCTCTCAATTGTCTCTGGGGCTGACTCGACCAATTCCATCCTGAATGGTTTTGGCAATATTACGGATAATGATCCGGCACCGGTGGTCAATCTGCTCAATACAGGGGTGCAGGTCACGGAAGGAGTGGGTGCGGTGGCGCGCTTCACCGTCGGCTTAAGCGGCCCTGCTGCGGGGCAGATTACGGTGAACTATACCCTCAACAACGGCACCGCCACCGATGGAGAAGACTATTTCTTCCCCGACACACCCTCTCTTGTGTTTCTGGAACAAGAAACCCAAAAAGTCATTGAAATTACCATCCTTGATGACGATATCTATGAGAAAAATGGCGTCCCCGAAACCTTTTCCCTAGAGATTTTTAGCGTCACGGGTAATCCTAGCGGAGATGGGGTAGAGCTTGGCCCAAATCGCATCAGTACGGTCAGCATTACCGATAATGAGCTGGCCCCGGTGGTGAGCATTAACAGCCTCACGGTTCTTGAAGATGCGGGAACAGCGGTGCTAGAGGTGACCCTCAGCAATGCCAGTGATGCGCTCACTCGGGTGACCTATACGACGGCTGATGATACGGCTGTCAGCACAGGGACTGTGATTGACGGTACCCGAGACTATAATCCGCGCGCGGGCACCCTATCGTTTGTGGCGGGCACAACCTCCACACTGCTCACCATCACCGTTGTGGATGATGTGGTGGAAGAGGTCAACGAGCAGTTTTTCGTGA
This portion of the Candidatus Obscuribacterales bacterium genome encodes:
- a CDS encoding GNAT family N-acetyltransferase, producing QILTGEQITKPLLSLMYDFYADTCDKFGWWGSKYLTRQFFEQLHHDYRHRVVLVAAFNDQDPRKPMGMSFCLNKGDQLYGRYWGSFQEFDCLHFNACYYAPIEWAIAQGIQTFDPGAGGRHKKRRGFPATPNYSLHRIYSDRLLPILSAYMRQANELEQQEIDGINQDLPFKQGAGSN
- a CDS encoding uracil-DNA glycosylase, yielding MSDPEQIPLFDLLSTPAPPPSVDVDRIPTSAKVSIPPGTYTDLETLGHHCRQCQRCELGGTRIHAVVGRGNPKAPIMIVGEGPGQHEDEAGQPFVGRSGQLLEKILAAVNIDSQQDVYISNIVKCRPPGNRTPTATEMDACRPYLLEQIRLVDPKIILLTGASSVRGLIGDKRGITKIRGQWLEWENRLCMPIFHPAYLLRNASRDKGSPKWLMWQDIQTVRTKLDEIRQVPPNPQ